Proteins encoded within one genomic window of Triticum aestivum cultivar Chinese Spring chromosome 2D, IWGSC CS RefSeq v2.1, whole genome shotgun sequence:
- the LOC123055331 gene encoding 60S ribosomal protein L28-1 isoform X2, giving the protein MTPRTPRMPSNKAKGNDYRSRVSGLGAREEQLLLDKTVRQQQCQGLANSKTVAVQPSAGEDKAVVLSTTKTKKQNTPAKLQHKTLMHKEFRKMAKSVKNQEMD; this is encoded by the exons ATGACGCCGAGGACGCCGAGAATGCCAAGCAACAAG GCCAAGGGAAATGACTACCGTTCCAGGGTCTCTGGTCTGGGAGCTCGTGAAGAACAACTGCTTCTTGATAAAACAGTTCGGCAACAGCAATGCCAAG GCTTGGCGAACAGCAAGACCGTGGCGGTCCAGCCATCAGCGGGAGAGGACAAGGCTGTTGTCCTGTCCACGACCAAGACCAAGAAGCAGAACACCCCTGCCAAGCTCCAGCACAAGACTCTGATGCACAAGGAGTTCCGCAAGATGGCGAAATCTGTCAAGAATCAG GAAATGGACTGA
- the LOC123055331 gene encoding 60S ribosomal protein L28-1 isoform X1 yields the protein MTTVPGSLVWELVKNNCFLIKQFGNSNAKVRFSKEPNNLYNVHSYKFSSLANSKTVAVQPSAGEDKAVVLSTTKTKKQNTPAKLQHKTLMHKEFRKMAKSVKNQEMD from the exons ATGACTACCGTTCCAGGGTCTCTGGTCTGGGAGCTCGTGAAGAACAACTGCTTCTTGATAAAACAGTTCGGCAACAGCAATGCCAAGGTGCGGTTCAGCAAGGAGCCCAACAACCTCTACAATGTCCACTCCTACAAGTTCTCGA GCTTGGCGAACAGCAAGACCGTGGCGGTCCAGCCATCAGCGGGAGAGGACAAGGCTGTTGTCCTGTCCACGACCAAGACCAAGAAGCAGAACACCCCTGCCAAGCTCCAGCACAAGACTCTGATGCACAAGGAGTTCCGCAAGATGGCGAAATCTGTCAAGAATCAG GAAATGGACTGA